The genomic DNA CCTGCGAAGGATAAACACCGAGTGGTAAAATTCCGATCCGTACCAGATCAAAGTGCGCTTGCGGAAGGTCCAAATAGCCGCCGGTGTTGCACATGTGAAGGTATTTCACTTTGATGCCCAGTTGTTTAATTTGACTGAGAACTTTCTCGAATCGCTCCAATTGCTGCAAAGCAAAAGTTTTATCTAATTCATCTGACATAGCAAAATGGCTCATGACGCCTTCCAACTCGAGGTGTTCAATGTTGGCAATTGCTTCAATAACCTTAAGTGCTTCCGTCCAGCGCACGCCGTGCCGGCTCAGCCCGGTGTCTATTTCAATATGGACGGGAATCTTTTTCCCGGGGCCGAGGGCAGCCAGTCTTTGAGCTTGAGCAGAATCATTTACACAAATTGTAAAATTGTATTCGACGCAAAGTTTCAATTCTTCCTCTGTACGTTCTCCAAAGATAAAAATTGGCGCGGCGATTTCATTTTCACGAAGCTCGATCGCTTCATCTAAAGTTGCCACCGCCAGATATTTGGCGCCAGACTCGAGAGCCATTCTTGTGATTTGCACAGCGCCATGCCCGTAAGCTTGGTCCTTCACTACCGAAATAATTCCTAAATTTTCCCCTTTGTCCTGATTGATTATTGCAAAGTTACGCCGGAGTTGTTTGAGGTCGATTTCAACCCAGGCGGGGCGTGTTGATTTT from candidate division KSB1 bacterium includes the following:
- the alr gene encoding alanine racemase, whose protein sequence is MPKSTRPAWVEIDLKQLRRNFAIINQDKGENLGIISVVKDQAYGHGAVQITRMALESGAKYLAVATLDEAIELRENEIAAPIFIFGERTEEELKLCVEYNFTICVNDSAQAQRLAALGPGKKIPVHIEIDTGLSRHGVRWTEALKVIEAIANIEHLELEGVMSHFAMSDELDKTFALQQLERFEKVLSQIKQLGIKVKYLHMCNTGGYLDLPQAHFDLVRIGILPLGVYPSQVCRRIDGLKPVMSVKARIAVIRGLERGDYVGYGLRYRAASDRKVAVIPLGYGDGYPRVRNQGEVLIHGKRAPIIGGNAMDAMMVDITEIPETKSWEEVVLMGKQNGEEIDVHEIAKLKGTVSYDILSGWRARLPRVYL